The DNA sequence TCAACGGCACGTCATCCACCGTTACCGGCTTGAACACGTTTTTCCCCTCGGGGAACTCCACGTCGCCGCCCTTAATCAGCCAGCCGATGGGGAAGAGCACGATCGAGATGACCTTCTTGCCCGCGCCGCTCTTGCCCTTGAACTCCGCCCCGCCGCGCAGCGGGATCATCGTCTTGCCGGTGGAGTGCGTCGAATCGATCTTGAGCACCAGCTTGCCGCTGCCCGCATACGCCCCGCCGCGACTGCGCTTCAATACCGTTGCATAGACCGACTGACCCTTGTTGACCAGCTTCTTGTCGAACTTGACGATGTTCTCCAGCACCTTCATCTTCACCACCTGCCCCTCACGCGCCGCCTTCATCGCCTCCCAATCCTCGGCATCGACATACACCGCAATCGAATCTCCCTTGGTCAGCATCGACTCGCCCAACGACTGCGCGTCCGCGTGCTCCCAGGTCAAACAGATCACAGCGGCAATAATGCCGAATATCATCATCATCTTCTTCACGAAATCGACCATCTGCAAAAACCTCCTGTTCGCGCCGGAATCCAATTCCTCACGCCTTCGCTGATACGACTTGAATCGCGCAAACATTAGGTGATCACCTCGCTGGTGTCAATAGAAATCATCGCAACTCACCGCCCGCGGCTGAGCGTGCAATGGGACCGTGAAGAAGCTGCTTACAGGAATTGCTCGACGACCGACTGGATGTCGGCCATCTTGAAAGGTTTGTGAATGAAGCCGTTGGCCAGACCCTGGACCACTTGCCCCTCGCTCGACCCCACGTTGTATCCCGAGATGACGATTACCGGCACCTCCGGATGCTTCCCCTTAATCGCCGCTAATAGCTCAGTGCCCGACATCCGCGGCATCTTCAGATCTGTAATGACGAGCGAAAAATGCTCCTCGTCCAGAAGCTGCAATGCCGTCTCGCCGTCGGTCGTCACGCGGCTTTTCAAGTCGAAAACGTCCAGCATTTCCGACAATAGGGAAGCCATATTGGGGTTGTCGTCAACAATTAGAATTTCACGCTTGGCCATGAGTCTGTCCCGTTGCCCTGATTCTTGCCCCTACTTCCTTTTCGACAAAGCCGGTCAAAAAATTCAGCATTTTGTCGACCCCCAGAAGCGTCCGTGCCGACACCACAAATACCCGTTCTGGCGGAAATTCCAGATCAATTAAGGGAATCTCCTCCGCCGGCACTAAATCCGCCTTGTTCAACAATAATAGCCGCGGCACGGCCCCGGCCCCGATCTCCTCCAGCACCCGGTTGGTCTGCTCGTAATGATCGATGCGATTCGGATGGGCAATATCCACGATGTGTAACAGCAAATCCGCATATCGCACCTCATCCAGCGTGGATTGAAACGAGGCCACCAATTCATGGGGAATTTTTTGGATAAACCCCACCGTGTCTGAAATCACGATCCGGTACTTCTGGCTGATCGGCAGGTACCGTGTCACCGCATCCAGCGTGCAGAAAAGCAGATCGTCCGCCCACACGCCCGCCTTGGTTAAGTGATTGAAAATAGTAGACTTACCAGCATTGGTGTAGCCGACCAGCGCAATCTTGAAAACATCCTGCCGCCGCTTGCGCTGCGTCTGCCGCTGCCGGTTGACCCGCTCCAGATGCTCCTTCAACTTGGCGATTCGATCCCGCACCAGCCGCCGGTCCACTTCCAACTGCGTCTCCCCCGGTCCGCGCGTTCCCACGCCGCCATATTGCTTGGAGAAGTGCGACCACATGTTCGTCAACCGCGGATACAAATACTCCAGTTGCGCCAATTCCACCTGCAGTTTCGCTTCGCTGGTTGCCGCCCGCTTGGCAAAGATATCGAGGATCAGGTTGCCCCGGTCAATCACCTTGACCTGCAACTCCTTCTCCAGATTTCGCACCTGCGCCGGCGACAATTGATCGTCGAAAATTACCAGGTTTGCTCCGCTCGATCCGATCAGCGCCTTGATCTCCTCAACCTTGCCGCCGCCAATGAAGAATCGACTATCCGGCGCCGGCCGCTTCTGCGTGACCAGCCCCGTCACCTCCGCCTCCGCCGAGACCGCTAATTCGCGCAACTCGGCCATCGTCTCGCCGAAAACGCGCTCATTGGTCTGGCGCAGTTGTACACCGACCAGGATCGCTTTCTCGAGTTCGCGTTTGATTTCGTGGTACTTGTGCGGCATCAGAGACTGTGGAAATGTTCTTCGGCGGTCAACTCAACATACGCTTCGCGCTGATCCTTGCGCACATTGCCCGTCGGGACATCACTCACCCGGTAGCGACAGCGCTTCTCGCGGAACTTCACCACCAACTCGTCGCCCGGTTTGACTTCGTGTGCCGCCTTTGCCGTTCGCCCGTTGAGTTCGACGTTCCCGCGGTCGCAGATTTCCTTCGCCAGCGCCCGCCGCTTCACAATCCCCGTTTTCTGCAAGAATTGGTCTAATCGCATCATCTGCCGCCCGCTCAAATGCCCCGCAGGTCGATGTATACCCGGTCCTTCATTTCGTCGACTATCCGCGCGATCACTTCCGAAGACTTCTGTCGCCGCGCGTACTCCTTCAACATGTCGTAATCCTCGGCAATCGAAATCGGCCGCGCGGTCTTGCGCTCAAGCAGCTTCATCAGATGCAAGCCCTCCGGCGTCCACACCGGCTCGGAAATCTGATTCAACTCCAGTCCCGCCAGCGGCGCTTGGTAAACCTCCGGCAGTTCCTCCAGCGGGTACCAACCTAATTCCCCTGAATTCGTCCGCGTCTTGTCGTCAATCGAATAGTTCTTCACCAGTTCGGTCCAATCCGCACCCGCCCGCGCCGAATCGGCCAGCGCCCGTGCTTTCGCCTCCGCGCGCAGGCTGTCGGCTCCGGTCGCGTGCTCCAGCAGCAGGATATGCTTGGCATGGAAATTGTCCTCCGCCTTCGCCACCAGCTTGATGATGTGGTACCCGAATGGCGTGTGCACCACCGGCGAGACTTCCCCCGGATTTAGCGCCAGCGCCGCCCGCTCGAACTCCGGAACCAGATCGCCCTTGCGGAATGTTCCCAGGTCGCCCCCCGTCTCCGCTGACGGATCCTCGGAATACTGCTGCGCCAAGAGCTCGAAACTTTCCCCCGCCAGGATCTTCTGCCGGATCATCTCCGCTTTCGCCCGCAGCGAATCTCCCAGCTCTTTCGTCGCTTCGACCGGAAGCAGCAGGTGTGCCAGCTTCACCATCGCCGGTTGGTTCGGCAGGCTGTCGCGGTACTGCGCGTAGAATTTCTCCACATCCGCGCGCGAGACCGACACCTTGCTCAAGAGCTTGTTGATCAACCGGTCCTTGTACAACTGGTCGTGAATATCCAGTCGCAGCTTGTTCTTCAACTCGCGCATCGTGTAGCCTTCCGCCGCTACCTGCGCCTCGAATTCCGCCGACGACCGGAACCGCGACTTTAATTCCTCCAGTCGCTCCTCCAGCGCCGCATCGATATCGCTCTCCGAGATCACAATCGTCGTGTCTTCCTTCGCCCGGATCAGAATCAGCCGGTCGTTGATCATCTGCTCCAGCAGGTCCCGGCGAAACGCGTCGCGCTTGTCCGGCGTGTTCAGCGCCGACTTGGTCTGCACCTCGTACATCTGAATCTGGAACTCAAGCTCCGAAGCCAGGATCACCCGGTCGCCCACCACCGCCACAATCTTGTCCAGCTCTTCCCAGGCCGCCGCCGGCACCGCGGTCAGCAGCACCAACCAGACGGCTGCGATGACTCTAACCTTGATTCGCATACTTCGTCTTGTCGATTGTCTTCTCCAGCACGTTTTCATGAATCTCGATCTTGGCCTTTCCCCGCTGTTCGCGCAGCCAGTCGACCATCGCCGAGGATCGCTTCAGGTCGATGACCTTCTGTTGGACCGCCGCCGTGACATCGGTAATCGGCCGCAGTGCCGCTTGCTTGATTTCCAGCACCTTGACCACGGAGTACTTGCCGCTCTCGTTCAAAATCAGGTCCGACCATTGCCCGACCGACAGCCGCGCTGCCGCCTCCCACAGCCGCGGAAATCCCGCCGCTGTCACCCAACCCAGATCGCCGCCGCTTTGCCGCGCACCGTCGCGGTTCGTGTATTGCCGCGCCAACTGCGCGAAATCCGCGCCCTCGCGCAGTTGGTCGATGATGCGCTCAATCTGCGCCACCGAGTCCTGCTGAATCTCCAGCAGATGCAACTGCCTCGGGTCGGAAAATTCGTCCGAATGCGTGTTGTAGTACTCGTAAATCTCGTCCTCGCTCGCGGAAATCGGTCCGCCCAAAATCTGCCGCACGAACTTGTCGACCATCAACCCTTCGCGAAAATCAGTGATGCGCTTTTGGTACTCCGTCCGCTCGCCGATCTTGCGCTGGTCCGCCTCGTACTCGAGGATATTCTTCAGCTCCAACTGAAACACGGTCGAACGCACCGCCTCAAGATTGTCCAGTCGCGGCCGGTACGCTTCCGGCACATCGGTCAGCTTGTTGATGTATCCTTCCACCGTGACCTCGCCGCCGGTGTAACTCGCAAAGACCATCTGCTGTTCGAACGGCTTAAGCAATTCCAGATTGGGAAAGTAGTTGTCCGGCCGCGGCGCACCGTTCAGCGTGTCGGGATAATACATATCCAGCCGCTCCAGCAGCATCTGGGTCGCTTCCTCGTTGACCTGCACCGCCGCCTTCTCCTGCATCCGCTGCAGGAAATCAGTCTCGGCCCGCATCGACTTGCGGCTGCTCAAGACTTGCCGGATGATCGGCTGCATCTCGGCGTAGGGCTGCAATTCGGCGTCCCGTTCCTCCAGCACCTTGATCAAGTGGTATCCAAATTGCGTCTTGACCGGTTGCGACACCTCGCCGACTTTGAGTGCAAATGCCGCATCGCGAAATTCATCCACCAAATTCGCGCCCCAGCTGACAAATCCCATCTCGCCGCCGCGCACCGCCGTCGATTGATCCAGCGAAATCTGTCGCGCCACCCCGCCAAAATCCGCACCCGCGTTCACCGCCCGCAGCGCCGAATCCGCTTCGGCCTGCGTCGCTACCAGAATATGCGCCAGCCGCCGCTCCTTCTTGAGCTTGTCATAAAACTCGCGCAGCTCCTGATCCGTGACCTCCAGCTTCTGCGCCACTTCGACCCGGTACAGCTCGTCGAACAGGAAATTCGCGCGCTGCGCGCTCACCAACTTCTCAATCTCCGGATCATTTCCCAGCCCTGCATCGTACGCACCCTTCACCAGCAACTTGTAATCAATCAAGCTGTCGATTGCGTCGCGTTTGGTCTTAAACTCCTCCTCGTACGACCCGAATACGGTGCCGCGGCTGTCGAAAAATCGATGAATGAGCGAGACCGGAATGTCTTCGCCATTGATGGTCACTACCGTCGCGTCCGGATTCTTCGAACAACCGAAAATGCCGATCCCCAACAGCAGGGCTAATGCTATGCCAGTGCGGAACTTGGTCATGGATATCCTCATCGTTGTACTCTTACACCTCTCCGACCTGATTGATCCCGGAGAAATCCTTGTACTATACCGAAACCTGCTGGGTTAGCAATAGATTTCTCGCCGCCCCGATTGGCCGCTTTTCGCCCTCCGGAAACACGATCTTGACCGCAAATCCCTCCGAGGAATCGAACTCGATCTTGTCCGGCGCCGCGACGCGCAGCCGCTCGATCTGCTTCTTGCCCGGCAACTCCCCTTCTGCATAGACCATCGTCAGCTTGCGCTCCGCCAGCCGTACCCGCCCGATCTTCTGCCGCCGCGCCAGGATGTTGATTGCCATCAAGTCGAGCAGGTTCTGCGTCTCTTCACCGTACTTCCCAAACCGGTCCTCCAGCTCCCCTTGCACCGCCTCCAGCTCCGCCAATGTCTTGGCATCGGCAATCTTGCGATAGATTTCGACCCGCTGCCGCGCATCTTCGATGTACGTATCCGGTATGTACGAGTCGACGTCAATCTCGAGCTTCACCTCAAAATCGCCCTCCAGCGACTCGCCCTTCAGTTCCGCCACCGCTTCTTCCAACAGCCGACAATACAGGTCAAACCCCACTTCCTCGATAAACCCGTGCTGCTGCGGCCCCAGCAGATTCCCCGCGCCGCGAATCTCCAGGTCCTTCATTGCCAGGTGAAACCCCGATCCCAAGTCCGTATGCTGCTCGATCGCTTTCAGCCGCTTGCGCGCCGTATCGGTCAATTGCTTCACCGGCGGCACCAGCAGGTAGGCAAACGCCCGCTGCTGCGACCGCCCGACCCGCCCGCGCAACTGGTACAATTGCGCCAACCCGAAGCGATCGGCGCGATTGATGATAATCGTGTTTACCGAAGGAAT is a window from the Candidatus Zixiibacteriota bacterium genome containing:
- a CDS encoding RNA-binding S4 domain-containing protein codes for the protein MRLDQFLQKTGIVKRRALAKEICDRGNVELNGRTAKAAHEVKPGDELVVKFREKRCRYRVSDVPTGNVRKDQREAYVELTAEEHFHSL
- a CDS encoding response regulator — encoded protein: MAKREILIVDDNPNMASLLSEMLDVFDLKSRVTTDGETALQLLDEEHFSLVITDLKMPRMSGTELLAAIKGKHPEVPVIVISGYNVGSSEGQVVQGLANGFIHKPFKMADIQSVVEQFL
- the hflX gene encoding GTPase HflX, encoding MPHKYHEIKRELEKAILVGVQLRQTNERVFGETMAELRELAVSAEAEVTGLVTQKRPAPDSRFFIGGGKVEEIKALIGSSGANLVIFDDQLSPAQVRNLEKELQVKVIDRGNLILDIFAKRAATSEAKLQVELAQLEYLYPRLTNMWSHFSKQYGGVGTRGPGETQLEVDRRLVRDRIAKLKEHLERVNRQRQTQRKRRQDVFKIALVGYTNAGKSTIFNHLTKAGVWADDLLFCTLDAVTRYLPISQKYRIVISDTVGFIQKIPHELVASFQSTLDEVRYADLLLHIVDIAHPNRIDHYEQTNRVLEEIGAGAVPRLLLLNKADLVPAEEIPLIDLEFPPERVFVVSARTLLGVDKMLNFLTGFVEKEVGARIRATGQTHGQA
- a CDS encoding peptidylprolyl isomerase, producing MRIKVRVIAAVWLVLLTAVPAAAWEELDKIVAVVGDRVILASELEFQIQMYEVQTKSALNTPDKRDAFRRDLLEQMINDRLILIRAKEDTTIVISESDIDAALEERLEELKSRFRSSAEFEAQVAAEGYTMRELKNKLRLDIHDQLYKDRLINKLLSKVSVSRADVEKFYAQYRDSLPNQPAMVKLAHLLLPVEATKELGDSLRAKAEMIRQKILAGESFELLAQQYSEDPSAETGGDLGTFRKGDLVPEFERAALALNPGEVSPVVHTPFGYHIIKLVAKAEDNFHAKHILLLEHATGADSLRAEAKARALADSARAGADWTELVKNYSIDDKTRTNSGELGWYPLEELPEVYQAPLAGLELNQISEPVWTPEGLHLMKLLERKTARPISIAEDYDMLKEYARRQKSSEVIARIVDEMKDRVYIDLRGI
- a CDS encoding peptidylprolyl isomerase; this encodes MTKFRTGIALALLLGIGIFGCSKNPDATVVTINGEDIPVSLIHRFFDSRGTVFGSYEEEFKTKRDAIDSLIDYKLLVKGAYDAGLGNDPEIEKLVSAQRANFLFDELYRVEVAQKLEVTDQELREFYDKLKKERRLAHILVATQAEADSALRAVNAGADFGGVARQISLDQSTAVRGGEMGFVSWGANLVDEFRDAAFALKVGEVSQPVKTQFGYHLIKVLEERDAELQPYAEMQPIIRQVLSSRKSMRAETDFLQRMQEKAAVQVNEEATQMLLERLDMYYPDTLNGAPRPDNYFPNLELLKPFEQQMVFASYTGGEVTVEGYINKLTDVPEAYRPRLDNLEAVRSTVFQLELKNILEYEADQRKIGERTEYQKRITDFREGLMVDKFVRQILGGPISASEDEIYEYYNTHSDEFSDPRQLHLLEIQQDSVAQIERIIDQLREGADFAQLARQYTNRDGARQSGGDLGWVTAAGFPRLWEAAARLSVGQWSDLILNESGKYSVVKVLEIKQAALRPITDVTAAVQQKVIDLKRSSAMVDWLREQRGKAKIEIHENVLEKTIDKTKYANQG